The sequence CGGCCTTCGTGACGGTCGCAGCGGTCGATGTCGGCATCCTGAACCTCACGCGCTTCCAGACGCCGGATCCGGCGGGCTGGTATTTCGGTCAGCGCCGGCTTGGCGTCGAGATCCGCGATTATTACGGCGAGCTCATCGACCGCACGGTCGGCGATCTCGGGCTGGTGCGCTCAGGCGGCGACGGCGGAGGCCTCTCCTTTGCTGCTCCGCCCCCGCAGGAAGAGCCGATGGCGCTCTTCTCCGGCGTCGTGGAGACGGATGCGGACGGAAAGGCGACCGTGACCTTCGAGGTGCCCGACTTCAACGGCACTGTACGGCTCACGGCGGTTGCCTGGAGCGAGAGCGGCGTCGGACATGCCGAGAAGGACGTGACGGTGCGCGATCCGGTGGTGGTGACTGCCACACTGCCGCGCTTCCTCGCTCCGGAAGACCAGTCGCGTCTTCTCGTGGAGATCGACAACGTCGAAGGGGCTGCGGGCGACTACGTGCTGCAGGCTGCCGTCGAAGGACCGGTCTGGCTACAGGCGGAAGACGCCTCCCGCACTCTTTCGCTTGCCGCTGGCGAGCGCCAGACCCTGCGCATGCCGCTGATGGCGGAGACCGGCACGGGCGACGCTACCCTGACCCTGACGCTGGAAGGGCCGGACGGCCCGGTTGCCGAAAAGGTGCTGTCGCTCGGTGTTCGCGACACGATGCCGCCGCTGACGCGCCGGTCCTTCGTGACGCTGGCAGCCGGTGCCGGCCTGACGCTCGACGACGGCACGCTGGCCGGGGTCGTTCCGGCGAGCGCCAGTGTAAGCGTTGCCGCCGGCGGGGCTGCGCGGATCGACATTCCGGGACTTCTCGGGGCGCTCGACCGCTATCCTTACGGCTGCACGGAGCAGATGACGAGCCGTGCTCTGCCGCTGCTATATCTCAACGAGTTGGCCGTCGCGAGCGGCCTGAAGACCGACAGCGAGATCCGCGGTCGGATCGAGCAGGCCATCGTGCGGGTGCTGGGCAACCAGAGTTCGAACGGCTCGTTCGGCCTGTGGTCCAGCTTCGGTACGCAGGACACCTGGCTGGATGCGTATGTCACCGACTTCCTGCTGCGCGCCCGCGACCGGGATTACAACATCCCGACCCAGGCGTTGGAATCGGCTCTGGAGAACCTGGAAAACCGCATCGCCTACGCCTCCGACTTCGATGATGGCGGAGAGGGGATCGCCTATGCGCTCTACGTTCTGGCGAGTGCCGGGCGCGCCTCCATCGGCGACCTGCGCTACTATGCGGATGTGAAGCTCGGCGATTTCGCGACGCCTCTTGCCAAGTCGCAGATCGCCGCAGCGCTCTCCCTTTACGGCGAGAGCGGTCGGGCGGAGCGCGCCTTCGAGAACGCGGTCGATGGGACCGGTCAGCCGGAAAACACGAGCTATCGTGCCGACTATGGAACGGCCCTGCGCGACTCCGCCGGTGTGCTGGCCTATGTGACCCGTGCCAGCGCTGCCTCCGTCGATACCGCTGCCCTGACCCGCGAGGTCGCCAACCGGCAGGATTCAACGCCTGCTCTGTCCACCCAGGACATGGCCTGGCTGCTGGTGGCCGGTCACGAACTGGAGCAGAAGGCGGAGGCCGCGAGCTTTGCGGTCGACGGGACGGCAGTGAGCGGGCGGCTGGACCGGCGCGTGACCGGCGAGACCGTCTCCGGACAGCCCATGCGGGTCGAGAACCGGGGTGACAAGGCCGCCGATGTGGTGATCACCGTCACCGGACGCCCGGTCGAGCCGCAGCCGGCGGGCGGAACGGGCTACAGCATCACCCGTACGCTCTACGACCTAGACGGGAACGAGCTTTCGCCTGATGCGGTGCCGCTCAATACCCGGGTCGCGGTCGTGCTGACGGTCACGCGCGACCGGCCGGGCAAGGGGCGGATCATGGTTGTCGACCGCTTGCCGGCCGGTCTGGTGATCGACAATCCGAGGCTGGTCCGCTCGGGCGATCTCGGCGGTCTCGACTGGCTGTCGACGGTCGACAATACCGACCATGTCGAGTTCCGCGACGACCGCTTCGTCGTCGCGCTGGACGAGTCCCAGCAGAACATCGACGTCATGACCTTCGCCTATCTGGCGAGGGCGGCGCTGCCGGGCAGCTTCGCCCATCCGCCGGCAACCGTGGAGGACATGTACCGGCCCGACCTCGCGGCCCGCACCGACACGGGGCGGCTCGAGGTGCTCGGCCCGCTGCGCTGACGCCGCAACCGGAAGGGGCGGCAAGTGGCGCGGACCGGACAGGGCAGGCGATTGCGGCGGCTGGCGATCGGCCTGTGCTGCATCGTCGTTCTGTGCGTCCTCGCCATCGGCGCGACCCTGGGCGCTCAGGTCTTCTCGCTCGGCCGGGAGGATCTGCCCGGCGCTGTCGAGATGTCCCGCTCGGTCAGCGATCGCAACGGGCGCCTGTTGCGCGCGTTCCAGACCAGCGACGACCGGTGGCGAATGCCTGTGTCGCCCGATGAGGTGGACCCGCTCTACCTGTCGATGCTGCTCGCCTACGAGGACAGGCGCTTTCACGACCATCACGGTGTCGATCCGCTGGCGATCCTGCGGGCCGGCTGGCAACTGGCGACCAACGGGCGGATCGTTTCGGGTGCCTCGACCCTGACCATGCAGACTGCGCGGCTTCTGACGGAAGCGCCGACGCGCTCGCCCTTGTCGAAGTGGCGCCAGATCGTGCTGGCCCTGGCGCTCGAGCGGCATCTCGACAAGGATGAGATCCTGTCGCTCTACCTCGCGCGCGCACCCTTCGGCGGCAACATCGAGGGTGTGCGGGCGGCAAGCCACGCGTGGTTTGGCAAGGAACCGGCGCGGCTGACCCCGGCGCAGGCGGCGCTGCTGGTGGCTCTGCCGCAATCGCCGGAAGCGCGCCGGCCCGACCGGTTCCCCGAAGCTGCGCGCAGTGCCCGCGACCGGGTCCTGCAGACAGCGATGGAGGCAGGTCTTTTGCCCCCCGGTGACGTCGCAGCAGCGAGCCGCGAGGCGGTCCCTGCGCGCCGGCGACCGGTGCCGATGCTTGCCCCGCACGCGACGCGGCAGGCGCTCGCCCGCAATGAGGCAACCGACCAGCGGCTGACCATCGAAGCGGACTTGCAGGCGCGGCTGGAGGCGATGGTGGCGGAGCGGGCCGGCCGGCTCGGCAGCCATGTGTCCGTCGCCTTGATCGTTGCCGACAATGCGAGCGGCCAGATCCTGGCGCGTGTCGGCTCAGCGGACCTGCTGTCGCAGGCACGCCGCGGCCATGTCGACATGAGCGGTGCGATCCGCTCTCCGGGTTCAACGCTGAAGCCGCTGATCTACGGATTGGCCTTCGAGCAGGGCGTGGCCCATCCCGACAGCCTGATCGAGGACCGGCCGACCACAGTCGCCGGCTACAGCCCGACCAATTTCGATCTGTCGTTTCAAGGAACTGTTCGCGTTCGCGAGGCGCTGACTGCCTCGCTCAATGTGCCGGCGGTGACGCTTCTCGATGCGGTCGGTGTGTCGCGCTTCGTGTCGCGGCTGAAGCGGGCCGGGGCGACGCCCCGTTTCCCGCAGGGCGAGGCGCCGGGCTTGGCCGTGGCGCTCGGCGGCTTCGGCATCTCGCTTCGCGAGCTCGTTGCCCTTTATGCCGGAATCGCGCGCGGAGGCACGGCCATCTCGCTGCACGAGAGCCTGGCAGCGGGTACGGATGAACCGGGAGTGGGCGAGGCCTTGCGCAGCGACGACCGCCGTTTTCTGTCGGAAATGGCCGCTTGGCGTATCGCCGACATCCTGTCCGAAGTGCCGCCGCCGGATACGGCGAATGGTGCCGGAATCGCCTACAAGACCGGCACCTCCTACGGCTATCGCGATGCCTGGGCCGTCGGGTTCGACGGGCGCCATACCATCGGGGTCTGGGTCGGCCGCGCAGACGGCACGCCGGTGCCGGGACTGACGGGCTACAAGTCCGCCGCACCGCTTCTGTTCGACGCTTTCCAGCGGGTGGCAGCCCGCAGGACGCCGCTGCCGCAGCCTCCGAAGGAGTTCGACCCGGTGGCAGACGCCGTGCCCGCACCGTTGCGCTATGCCCGCACGGCGACGCGTCCCGACGGCATGCACACGCAGAGCGGGCCGGAAATCTTCTATCCGCCGGATGGCGCGACGGTCGATCTCGGTCTTGGAGAAGGCAGCGAGGCGGCGCTCGTCGTGAAGTTGCGGCGGGGTAGGGCCCCGTTTCTCTGGCTGGCCAACGGGGCGCCCGTTGCCAGCGGTCCCTTCGCGACCTCGCTCGTCTGGCAGCCGGACGGGCCGGGCGCCTCGACCATTTCGGTCATCGATGCCGATGGTAATTCCGCCCGCGTGACGCTGGATCTGAGGTAGGGGCAGGCGCTGCGTCTGTTACCTCAGACGCGACAGGAACCTGGCGATCACGCCCTGGGTTTCCGCGTCCCACAACAACGGGGCGTGACCCTCGTTGGCAATCGTGTGCCGCTCGAGCCCCGGACTGCGCTGTTTCATCTGCGAGTAGGTCTCGGTGCTCAGAATATCCGAGTGAGCCCCCCGGATCGCCAGCATCGGCACGCTGGCGATCGCATCGAAGACGGGCCAGAGATCCGGCAATGCGGTCTCGTCGTCGATGGTACCCAGCGTGTTGGCGAGACGCGCGTCGTAGTCGAGTTGGATCCCGTCCTCGGTCTCCACGTAGAGCTGCCGGGCGAGCCGCAGCCAGCCTTGCGCAGCGACATCGGGAAACTGGCTACCGAGTGCGCCATGCAACCGCTCTGCCGCCTCCTGCCAGGTGTCGACGCGCATGTTGCTGCCGATTTCGCCGGAGAGGCGCTTCAGCCCGCCGCGCTCGATTGCCGGCCCGATATCATTGAGCACGAGGCCCGCGACGCGATCGGGTGCGCGCCAGGCCAGCAGCATGCCATGCAGGCCTCCGCGCGAGGTCCCCACGATGGCAAGGCGGCCGAGCGACAGGGACTCGAGCCCCGCGTCGATGTCCTGTGCCTCGCGTGCGATGGAGTAGGTCCGCCAGTCCGGGTGCCGTCCCGAACGCCCCCTGCCGCGATAGTCCATGGCGATGACCCGATGTCCGCAGCCGGCGAGATAGCGGGCGAGCGGCGCGAAGTCGCGCGTGTTGCGCGACAGACCGGGCAGGCAGAGGACGTCGAGAGCGATGCCGTTCTGCGGTTCCCATACGGTCGCGGACAGGGCGACGCCATCGTCCGAACGCCATTCGTGGTAGTGCGGCTGTGCGCCTGCTGCCTCTGCTGTATCCATTTCCACCACCACGTTTTTCCAGGATTCGCTGAACTCGGAGAGATCATAGACACCGCGACGATGCGGCGAAAAGTGCCTTGCCGGCGAAGTCCGCCGCGGATGCACCGCGAAAGCCGGGTCGATGTTGCGTCGGTCCCGTGTGACGACTATTGTGCGCCTCCCGGACGGTCAGTCCGGTCAAACGCCACACTCCAAGAGGTCCAGCATGTTCAAGGGATCCATCCCCGCACTCGTCACGCCGTTTCGCAACGGAGCGGTCGATGAGAAAGCGTTCCAGGAGTTTGTGGACTGGCAGATAAAAGAGGGCAGCCACGGCCTCGTTCCGGTGGGCACCACGGGCGAGAGCCCGACGCTCAGCCATGCGGAGCACAAGCGCGTCATCGAGCTGTGCATCGAGGCCGCCGGCGGCCGCGTTCCGGTGATGGCGGGCGCAGGCTCGAACAACACCGTCGAGGCCATCGATTTCGCGACCCATGCCGAGAAGGCCGGCGCGAATGCGCTGCTGATCGTGACGCCCTATTACAACAAGCCGAACCAGGCCGGCCTGATCGCCCACTATCGTGCGATCGATGCCGCCGTCGGCATCCCCATCTACATCTACAATATCCCCGGCCGGTCGGTGATCGACATGCAGCCGGAGACGATGGCGGAGCTGTTCAGGACGTCGCGCAACATCAAGGGCGTGAAGGACGCAACGGCGAACATGGCGCGTGCCAGCCGCCAGCGCGAGCTGTGCGGGCCGGAGTTCGTACAGCTGTCGGGCGAGGACATCACCGCGCTCGGCTTCAACGCTCATGGCGGATCGGGTTGCATCTCGGTCACGGCGAATGTCGCGCCGCGGCTATGCTCGCAGTTCCAGGAAGCGATGCTGGCGGGCGATTTCGCGACCGCCCTGTCGATCCAGGACCGGCTGGCGCCGCTGCACAATGCGCTGTTCATCGAGCCGAACCCGACGGGTGCGAAATACGCCCTGTCGCTGCTCGGCAAGCTGGAGAACGAGCTGCGCCTGCCGCTGGTTCCGGTCTCCGAGCCCACCAAGGCCGCGATCCGCGATGCGATGACGCACGCGGGCCTGCTTAACTGACAAGGACGGTTTGCCGGGCGGTGCTTTGCGCTGCCCGGCGCCGCTAGTGACGATGGCCAGCAAGAGCGCCGCCGACAGTAATCGAAAGCTTATCGCCGACAACCGCAAGGCCCGGTTCAACTACGAGATCGAGGACACGCTGGAGGCGGGGATCGAGCTCAAGGGAACCGAGGTGAAGGCGCTGCGCGACGGCAAGTCGATGATCGCCGAATCCTACGCCAGCTTCGAGGGCGGGGAGTTCTGGCTGATCAACTCCTACATTCCCGAATACCTGCAGGCAAACCGGTTCAACCACGAGCCGCGCCGCAAGCGCAAACTCCTGCTGCACAAGCGGGAGATGGCCAAGCTTGCCCTTGCCGTAGAAAAGGACGGCAAGACGATCGTTCCGCTGAAGCTCTACTTCAACGACAAGGGACGGGCGAAGCTGGAACTGGCGCTTGCCAGGGGCAAGAAGCTGCATGACAAGCGCGAGACCGAGCGCAAGCGCGACTGGAATCGCGAGAAGGCACGCCTGTTGAAAACAGCTGGATAAGCTGTGAATGGCTGAAGGCGGGTTTTCGTTTTGTTCTTCTGAATTTACTTGAAGAAACTGCCTCAACAGATTCGCAAGTTTGAAGAATTAGCCTCGAAGGATCGTGGCCAAAAGATCCCGTCTTTCGCCTTCGATCGGAACCGGCCGCCTTGTGGATCGATCCACCTGGACGTGGACGAAACGCCCTTGTGCGCTGGCGCTGCCGCTCTCGTCCGCAAACAGGGCGATCTCATAGGACACAGACGAGCCGCCAAGCCGGCTAACCCGGATGCCGGCGGTCACCGTGCCCGGAAACGTGAGCTCGGCGAAGTAGGCGCATTGCGTCTCGACGACGAGAAACACCGTCTCGGAGTGGCGCGGATCGAGCACGCCTTCCTCGATCAGCCACCCGTTCACCGCCGTGTCGAAATAGCTCAGATACTCGACATTGTTGACGTGACCATAGATGTCGACGTCCATCCAGCGCGTGGGAATGGCCCGGAAAAGGCGAAAGTCGTCACGGGTCAGCGGTATGGCGCGGGTCATTCTGATTGATCCTTGGGCCCCTCAGAGCGTCCGGCGCCCGAACGTGTTGGTGCGCGGGAAACCGTTGGGCGGCAGGCGTCCGGCCTGGGCCCGGTCTCCGCGCCAGTCCGTCAGCTCTTCCATCTTGCGGTTGAAACTGCGTCCGGACGAGTCCACCCACGACAGGCCTTCCTCGGCCTTGAACACCGTCACGTCGGACACGCCGCCATCGCGGTAACGCTGCAGTCGCACGCCACGTCCGCGCGACATTTCCGCGACCTGCGCCAGCGGGAAGACGAGCAGCTTCCTGTTGCGCCCGATGATCGCCACCTGGTCGCCCTCGGCGGCAACGCAAAGCCGCGCCTCAACGGGCATCGTGACGTTGAGGACCTGCTTGCCCTTGCGCGTGTTGGCGATGACGTCGGCCTCGTTGACCACGAAGCCCCGCGCCTCGTCGGAGACGACGAGAAGCTTGCGGTCGCCGCGATAGACGAACACGTCGACGACGTCCTGGCCTTCCTCCATGTCGACCATCAGGCGGATCGGTTCGCCATGGCCACGCCCCCCCGGCAGCTTGTCGGCGCCGAGGGTGAAGAACTTGCCGCCGGTCGTGAAAACGAGAAGCTTGTCCGTGGTCTCCGCCAAGAGGTGCAGCTTCAGGCTGTCATCCTGCTTGAAGGACAGGGACGACAGGTCGCTCTGGTGCCCCTTGAGGGCGCGGATCCAGCCCTTCTGCGAGATGACGACGGTAATCGGCTCCTTCTCGATCATCGCCTGATGAATGTCCGTCAGGTCGTGTTCGGGGGCGTCGCCGAAGGTCGTGCGGCGCTTGCCGAGCGGCGTTTCGGGGCCATAGGCCTTGGCCATTTCGGCGATCTGTTTGCCGATCCTGGTCCACTGGCGGGCTTCCGATCCGAGCAGCGTCAGCAACTCGTCGCGCTCCGCCGTAAGCTTGTCGTGCTCCTTGCGGATCTCGATTTCCTCGAGCTTGCGCAGAGAGCGCAGGCGCATGTTGAGGATGGCTTCCGCCTGGACGTCCGACAGGTCGAATGTCGCCCTCAGCGAGGCTTTGGCATCGTCCTCCTCTCGGATGATGCGGATCACCTCGTCGAGGTTGAGATAGGCGATGAGATAGCCGCCTAGCACTTCCAGACGATGCTCGATCTGCGCCAAACGGTGCTGCGACCGGCGCACCAAGACGTCCTTGCGGTGATCGAGCCATTCCTGCAGGGCCTGCTTGATCCCCATGACCATGGGGATACGGCCGCCCGACAGGACGTTCATGTTGAGCGAGAAGCGGCTTTCCAGATCGGTCAGCTTGAACAGCGATTCCATCAGCAGCGCTGCATCGACGTTCTTGCTGCGCGGGACGAGGACAAGGCGGACATCCTCGGCGGACTCGTCGCGCACGTCGTCCAGAAGTGGCAGCTTACGGGCCTGCAGCAGCTCCGCGATCTTCTCGATGAGCCGCGACTTCTGGACCTGATAGGGGATCTCGATGACCACCACCTGCCAGGTGCCACGGCCGAGATCTTCGACCTCCCAGCGGGCGCGCACGCGAAAGCCGCCGCGGCCGGTCTCGTAGGCCTCCAGGTAGGCGGCATCGCTCTTGACCAGAATGCCGCCGGTCGGGAAGTCCGGCCCCTGCACGAACTGCAGCAGTTCCTCGGTCGAGGCGCTTGGTGTCTTGATCAGATGCTGCGCGGCAGCACATAGTTCGCCGATATTGTGCGGCGGAATGGAGGTCGCCATACCGACGGCAATGCCGGCCGCGCCATTGGCCAGCAGGTTGGGAAACCCACCCGGCAGGACAATGGGTTCCTTGTCGAGCCCGTCATAGGTTTCGCGGAAGTCGACCGCGTCCTCGTCCAGCCCGTCGAGGGTGCGCACGGCGATGTCGGTGAGGCGCGCTTCGGTGTAGCGCATGGCCGCCGCGCTATCGCCGTCGATATTGCCGAAGTTGCCCTGGCCGTCGACCATCGGATAGCGAACGGCAAAATCCTGAGCCAGGCGGACCAGCGCGTCGTAGATCGCCTGGTCGCCATGCGGGTGGTATTTACCCATCACGTCGCCGACGACGCGGGCGCACTTCTTGAAGCCCGCATTCGGATCGAGCTTGAGCAGCCGCATCGCGTAGAGAAGCCGGCGGTGGACCGGCTTCAGCCCGTCACGCACATCCGGCAGCGCACGATGGGTGATGGTCGACAGCGCGTAGGAGAGGTAGCGCTCCTCGAGCGCCGAGCGAAGGTCGACAGGCTCGATGCCACCTGGCGGAATCAGGTCTTTTCCCATGTCTCATTCGCTACAGGCATTCGCCGCCCGAAGCAATGCGCGAGGCGCCGCCGATGGCGGTTTTCAGCCGCTTTCCGCCTCTTGAAGGTGGCGCCGGATCGCCTCCACGAACCCATCTCGCGCCGGCGACATCTGAAGCAGGCGCGGGGCGAGAACATGCCGGTCGAGAAAGTAGCCGGTGAGGCGGAAGGCGTCCTCCAGCGCCTTTCGATCCGGAAGCCGGCCTGCAAGCTCGGAAGGCATACTGTCCACGCGCGAGGGGGAGGCTTCTGGTGCAAGAAATGGCGGCAGGGGCAGCAGGCGAGGGGCGTAAGGCTGTCCCGCCTCGCGGCAGACCGCGCGCCCGGATTTCGGCGACACGTAGATCAGGTCATCAATGCGTCCCGTCGCGGCGCATTCCGTTAGGTCCAGTCCGAAGCCGAGCTCGGCTAGGACCTGCAGCTCGAAATGCACCATCAGCGCGCCGGCGACCAGCGGCTCGTGCAGATGGGCGATGATCGCCTCGAGCCCGTCGTGAAGTTGCGGATGCGGATCGCGCTCGGGAAGGAAGTGCAGCAGGGCCGCCAGCGCCTGGATGCCGTAGACGCCGGTCGAACTGGTCATCAACTGGGCGGCGCGCAGCTCCAGCGGCTCGATGGCATAGAGGCCGAGGTGATCGTCGAGACGCGCCCGCCAGACGAGGCCGACGCGGTTTCCGGGCTGTAGCGCCGCCTGCATGCGCCGGCTGCGCCCGCCGCGCACGAGGCCCAGATGTCGGCCGCGCTCGCGCGTCATCGCCTCGAGGATCAGGCTGCTCTCGCCGTGTTTCCTCGTCGCCAGGATGATGCCGTCAGCGCTCCATTCCATCTCTGTTGCGGTTCTCGTTGCCGGGGGGGCAGGGACAGGAGAAAGGACTACCCGAGACAAACGGGTGATGCAAAGGGTGCAAAACCGGCAGGGCCGCGAGCGATGCCGGCAGGTAGAGGGTATTTCTCGGGGTTCTTACTTCTCGTGGGGCAGTTTCATGAACGTATATGCACGCATCATCACGTCCATATCATGCCTCTCTTTCTCACTGCCGAAAAATGCCAAACGAACAAATCCGAGCCAGCCGCCCGCCATCATCCATGAAAGAAGAGCAGCAAATCCATAGATAATTAGACGGGACGTCTCCGGATCTCGATCCCATGACATGTAACCCGTGGTATCAAGCTCGTGTATGCACGAAAGTGAAAAGAGGTGAAATATTATTGATGTGATGACGAGTATAATCTCAAACCTGAACGGCATAATGAATACGCCCGCAGGCCGAAGAAATCGGCTTGTAAATAGTGTGATCCAACAAATGGCCGTGATTGCGATGCTCGTGCAGAAAAAGAATTTCAGCGTGGAAGTATCTGTGTTTCCAAGGAGTCTTTTTGAGGCTTTAGATGTCTGGTAAATCAATGCAAATATGGATTTACCTAGGAAAATATTCAATGTTAAATCAAATACAAAATGCAAGAGCATGTAATAAGATAAGATTTTTATGATCGTTGGCAGCGGACTCTTGGGGACTTGCGGTTCCATAAGCTGCTCTTTTGCGAGCTCTGAAGAGGCGTAAACTCCAGAGGCTCGCGATAAGGTTCGTATGCTTTACCGGGGGAACTCCAGGCCCATTTCGCGGTAGCGCTCGGGGTCATCCGACCAGTTCTCGCGTACCTTGACGAAAAGGAACAGGTGGACCGGGCAGCCCGCGGCCTCGGCGATCTCGCCCCGCGCTGCCTGTGAAATCGCCTTGATGGTGCGTCCGCCCTGGCCGAGCACGATCATCTTCTGGCTGTCGCGCTCGACATAGATCGTCTGTTCGATGCGGACCGATCCATCCTTGCGTTGCTGCCACGCTTCGGTTTCCACCGTCGACATGTAGGGCAGTTCCTGGTGCAGGCGCAGGAACAGCTTTTCTCGGGTGATCTCGGCCGCCAGCATCCGCATCGGCAGGTCCGACGCCTGGTCCTCGGGATAGAGCCAGGGTCCCGGCGGAACGCGCTCGGCCAGATCCTCCATCAGGTCGTCGAGGCCCGATCCCGTCACGGCCGATACCATGAAGGTCTTGTCGAACTGGACGATCTCGTTGGCCTTCTGCGCGAGCGCCAGCAGTTTCTCGCGCCTGGTGACGTCGACCTTGTTGAGGATCAGGAGCTTCGGCAGCTTCACGTCCGCAAGCCGCTCCAGGATGCTGGTGACCTGATCGTCGATGCCTTTGCGCGCATCGATCAGCAGGGCGACCACATCGGCCTCGCGCGCGCCGCCCCAGGCCGTGTCGACCATGGCGCGTTCCAGTCGGCGCTTCGGGCGGAAAATGCCCGGCGTGTCGACGAAGATCACCTGCGAAGCCTCGTGCATGGCGATGCCGCGCACGAGGGCGCGCGTGGTCTGGACCTTGTGGGTCACAATGGAGACCTTCACGCCGACAAGGGCGTTGAGCAGGGTCGACTTGCCGGCATTCGGTGCCCCGATCAGCGCGACGAAACCGGCCCTGGTGGCGGTTTCGTTCGTCTCGGGG comes from Stappia sp. 28M-7 and encodes:
- the pbpC gene encoding penicillin-binding protein 1C yields the protein MARTGQGRRLRRLAIGLCCIVVLCVLAIGATLGAQVFSLGREDLPGAVEMSRSVSDRNGRLLRAFQTSDDRWRMPVSPDEVDPLYLSMLLAYEDRRFHDHHGVDPLAILRAGWQLATNGRIVSGASTLTMQTARLLTEAPTRSPLSKWRQIVLALALERHLDKDEILSLYLARAPFGGNIEGVRAASHAWFGKEPARLTPAQAALLVALPQSPEARRPDRFPEAARSARDRVLQTAMEAGLLPPGDVAAASREAVPARRRPVPMLAPHATRQALARNEATDQRLTIEADLQARLEAMVAERAGRLGSHVSVALIVADNASGQILARVGSADLLSQARRGHVDMSGAIRSPGSTLKPLIYGLAFEQGVAHPDSLIEDRPTTVAGYSPTNFDLSFQGTVRVREALTASLNVPAVTLLDAVGVSRFVSRLKRAGATPRFPQGEAPGLAVALGGFGISLRELVALYAGIARGGTAISLHESLAAGTDEPGVGEALRSDDRRFLSEMAAWRIADILSEVPPPDTANGAGIAYKTGTSYGYRDAWAVGFDGRHTIGVWVGRADGTPVPGLTGYKSAAPLLFDAFQRVAARRTPLPQPPKEFDPVADAVPAPLRYARTATRPDGMHTQSGPEIFYPPDGATVDLGLGEGSEAALVVKLRRGRAPFLWLANGAPVASGPFATSLVWQPDGPGASTISVIDADGNSARVTLDLR
- a CDS encoding alpha/beta fold hydrolase — protein: MDTAEAAGAQPHYHEWRSDDGVALSATVWEPQNGIALDVLCLPGLSRNTRDFAPLARYLAGCGHRVIAMDYRGRGRSGRHPDWRTYSIAREAQDIDAGLESLSLGRLAIVGTSRGGLHGMLLAWRAPDRVAGLVLNDIGPAIERGGLKRLSGEIGSNMRVDTWQEAAERLHGALGSQFPDVAAQGWLRLARQLYVETEDGIQLDYDARLANTLGTIDDETALPDLWPVFDAIASVPMLAIRGAHSDILSTETYSQMKQRSPGLERHTIANEGHAPLLWDAETQGVIARFLSRLR
- the dapA gene encoding 4-hydroxy-tetrahydrodipicolinate synthase, producing the protein MFKGSIPALVTPFRNGAVDEKAFQEFVDWQIKEGSHGLVPVGTTGESPTLSHAEHKRVIELCIEAAGGRVPVMAGAGSNNTVEAIDFATHAEKAGANALLIVTPYYNKPNQAGLIAHYRAIDAAVGIPIYIYNIPGRSVIDMQPETMAELFRTSRNIKGVKDATANMARASRQRELCGPEFVQLSGEDITALGFNAHGGSGCISVTANVAPRLCSQFQEAMLAGDFATALSIQDRLAPLHNALFIEPNPTGAKYALSLLGKLENELRLPLVPVSEPTKAAIRDAMTHAGLLN
- the smpB gene encoding SsrA-binding protein SmpB, whose amino-acid sequence is MASKSAADSNRKLIADNRKARFNYEIEDTLEAGIELKGTEVKALRDGKSMIAESYASFEGGEFWLINSYIPEYLQANRFNHEPRRKRKLLLHKREMAKLALAVEKDGKTIVPLKLYFNDKGRAKLELALARGKKLHDKRETERKRDWNREKARLLKTAG
- a CDS encoding thioesterase family protein produces the protein MTRAIPLTRDDFRLFRAIPTRWMDVDIYGHVNNVEYLSYFDTAVNGWLIEEGVLDPRHSETVFLVVETQCAYFAELTFPGTVTAGIRVSRLGGSSVSYEIALFADESGSASAQGRFVHVQVDRSTRRPVPIEGERRDLLATILRG
- the parC gene encoding DNA topoisomerase IV subunit A — its product is MGKDLIPPGGIEPVDLRSALEERYLSYALSTITHRALPDVRDGLKPVHRRLLYAMRLLKLDPNAGFKKCARVVGDVMGKYHPHGDQAIYDALVRLAQDFAVRYPMVDGQGNFGNIDGDSAAAMRYTEARLTDIAVRTLDGLDEDAVDFRETYDGLDKEPIVLPGGFPNLLANGAAGIAVGMATSIPPHNIGELCAAAQHLIKTPSASTEELLQFVQGPDFPTGGILVKSDAAYLEAYETGRGGFRVRARWEVEDLGRGTWQVVVIEIPYQVQKSRLIEKIAELLQARKLPLLDDVRDESAEDVRLVLVPRSKNVDAALLMESLFKLTDLESRFSLNMNVLSGGRIPMVMGIKQALQEWLDHRKDVLVRRSQHRLAQIEHRLEVLGGYLIAYLNLDEVIRIIREEDDAKASLRATFDLSDVQAEAILNMRLRSLRKLEEIEIRKEHDKLTAERDELLTLLGSEARQWTRIGKQIAEMAKAYGPETPLGKRRTTFGDAPEHDLTDIHQAMIEKEPITVVISQKGWIRALKGHQSDLSSLSFKQDDSLKLHLLAETTDKLLVFTTGGKFFTLGADKLPGGRGHGEPIRLMVDMEEGQDVVDVFVYRGDRKLLVVSDEARGFVVNEADVIANTRKGKQVLNVTMPVEARLCVAAEGDQVAIIGRNRKLLVFPLAQVAEMSRGRGVRLQRYRDGGVSDVTVFKAEEGLSWVDSSGRSFNRKMEELTDWRGDRAQAGRLPPNGFPRTNTFGRRTL
- the recO gene encoding DNA repair protein RecO; protein product: MEWSADGIILATRKHGESSLILEAMTRERGRHLGLVRGGRSRRMQAALQPGNRVGLVWRARLDDHLGLYAIEPLELRAAQLMTSSTGVYGIQALAALLHFLPERDPHPQLHDGLEAIIAHLHEPLVAGALMVHFELQVLAELGFGLDLTECAATGRIDDLIYVSPKSGRAVCREAGQPYAPRLLPLPPFLAPEASPSRVDSMPSELAGRLPDRKALEDAFRLTGYFLDRHVLAPRLLQMSPARDGFVEAIRRHLQEAESG
- the era gene encoding GTPase Era; translated protein: MPPETNETATRAGFVALIGAPNAGKSTLLNALVGVKVSIVTHKVQTTRALVRGIAMHEASQVIFVDTPGIFRPKRRLERAMVDTAWGGAREADVVALLIDARKGIDDQVTSILERLADVKLPKLLILNKVDVTRREKLLALAQKANEIVQFDKTFMVSAVTGSGLDDLMEDLAERVPPGPWLYPEDQASDLPMRMLAAEITREKLFLRLHQELPYMSTVETEAWQQRKDGSVRIEQTIYVERDSQKMIVLGQGGRTIKAISQAARGEIAEAAGCPVHLFLFVKVRENWSDDPERYREMGLEFPR